The following coding sequences are from one Methanobrevibacter ruminantium window:
- a CDS encoding thermonuclease family protein, producing MKLKGRNLLIILIIFILGFSIISAGSAYTGTGFTHDIPFSKYSDMSNDDILNKFDDTDCQPEFTGLCTYVTDGDTIEVDGLGKVRFVGVNTPERGVEGYICSKRFVQKLCLNKEVSLDIDDSKYTDKYGRYLAVVIVDGKNLNEMLLREGLAEIMYMPPSEFYPYDWAPNSDGYSHYVSSYSSSNSGDSSSSSSGSYIASANSHKFHYPTCRWGKKISEKNKVTFKSRSDAI from the coding sequence ATGAAGTTAAAAGGTAGAAATTTATTAATCATACTAATTATTTTTATTTTAGGATTTTCCATTATATCTGCAGGATCAGCTTATACTGGAACTGGATTCACTCATGATATTCCTTTTTCCAAATATTCTGATATGTCAAATGATGATATCCTAAACAAGTTTGATGATACAGATTGCCAACCGGAATTCACTGGATTATGCACTTATGTAACTGATGGAGATACCATTGAAGTTGATGGACTTGGAAAGGTGCGTTTTGTAGGGGTGAATACTCCAGAAAGAGGAGTGGAAGGTTATATCTGCTCTAAACGTTTTGTTCAGAAACTATGCTTGAATAAGGAAGTAAGCTTAGACATTGATGATTCAAAGTATACTGATAAGTACGGAAGATATTTGGCTGTTGTCATTGTAGATGGTAAGAACTTGAATGAAATGCTTTTAAGGGAAGGGCTTGCTGAAATCATGTATATGCCTCCAAGTGAGTTCTATCCATATGATTGGGCACCTAATTCAGATGGATATTCTCATTATGTAAGTTCATATAGCTCTTCAAACAGTGGAGACTCTTCATCAAGTTCCTCCGGATCTTATATAGCCAGTGCAAACAGTCATAAGTTCCATTACCCTACTTGCAGATGGGGTAAGAAGATTTCTGAAAAGAATAAGGTCACTTTCAAGAGCAGATCTGATGCAATTA
- a CDS encoding DUF3795 domain-containing protein: protein MKMPEKIDTIMFAPCGMNCKLCIEHLSESNPCPGCLIDSPNKTKNALKCKIKKCLETKRVKYCGRCSEFPCKLIKKQDKNYKKRYNFSTLDNAKRITYTGINKIMLEDSINWKCESCGGIISIQEHVCSECGLKYED, encoded by the coding sequence ATGAAAATGCCTGAAAAGATTGATACAATCATGTTTGCACCTTGTGGAATGAACTGCAAGCTATGTATAGAACATTTATCGGAAAGCAACCCATGTCCAGGATGTCTTATTGATAGTCCTAACAAGACCAAGAATGCATTAAAATGCAAAATAAAAAAATGTCTTGAAACAAAAAGAGTCAAGTATTGCGGTAGATGCAGTGAATTTCCTTGCAAGCTCATTAAAAAGCAAGATAAGAATTACAAGAAAAGATACAATTTTTCCACATTAGACAATGCAAAAAGAATCACCTACACTGGAATCAATAAGATAATGTTGGAAGACAGCATTAACTGGAAGTGCGAGTCATGCGGAGGAATCATTAGCATTCAAGAGCATGTATGTAGCGAATGTGGATTAAAATATGAGGATTAG